A stretch of DNA from Chionomys nivalis chromosome 14, mChiNiv1.1, whole genome shotgun sequence:
GGACTCAATACAGATATGCCCTAGACGTAAGCATGAGCTATCTCAAGGAGAGCCCGAGTCCATGGGAGATTCCTGGATACCTTGGGTCTCAAGCCTCCTACTCTAACCCTGACTACCAAGTTTGAAATCACCTTGGTAAATCGTTTCATTTTCACATCTAAACAGGAAGGTGCCAGATGGGAGAGAACAGAGCAAGAGAATCACCAGGGTGTCCCTTCTACCTAGCATGGCATCCACATAGTGTGGTCTGAAATATAGGTGTTTTGCTGGCTGCTGCTTCTTTCTATCTACTACtcaatatttattcttttgcttGCTATATACTTAACTCACTAATCTGAAATGAGAAGCACACAGCTACTACAGCTCATCATCattaaatatcataaatatgCTATTACATGTAACATTGTCAAAAATACATACTAGAGTTCAGGTTGCATATCCCTAACTTAATCTGAAATATGATAATGCTGCAAAATCTGAAACTTTCTGACTGCCAATATGAGGTCACAATGGCAAATTGCAGTCAAGACACATCATACTAAAACTATTATATTACATTCAGGATTGTGTGTCTAACATTATATAAAACATACATGAATTTCCTGATTAGACTTGGGTCTTGTCCCAAGTTATCTCATAATGCATATACTATGTtcttaaattggaaaaaaaagaatcaaaaattaaaatattcttgttTTAAGCATTTTGTTGGGGTTGTTCAGTCCCTGTCAATCATGCCATTGAAGGCAACTATTTAGAAATGTTTTGATGCTTAAAAATATGTTGCCATAACCACCCACTGAGAGAGATATTTAGCCCTAGGTATAGGGAGAATTCCCTAaacttcttgagacagagtcttggaTAGTTGAatgaatattttgttatttcaaaTTGGATCTGCCATAATTTAAAATGCCTATAAATTTCCCACCATATCTTCCTCACACCCCTATTTCTTTAAGGTATATTATTCCTATTTTCCCTGACTCCTAATTTTCTTACTTTAACACCtcgtcttaattacttttctattattaTGATAAAACCCCATGTCCATGGCAACTTATCAAAAAGGCATTTATTTAGCTTATGTTTTGAGGGGGtgagagtccatgatggtggaacAAAGGAACAGCTGGTACATTGCATCTTGATCCAAGAGTGGGAGACAAAGGGAGAGCCCTGAGAATCAAATGAGCCCTTTGAatcctcctctaacaaggccacacagCCTAATCCATCGCGAACAGTTCCGCCAAgtggggaccaagtcttcaaataTAGGAGTCTGTGGGGGACATTCTCGTCCAAACCACTAGTTTCATACCTTGGTCCCATAGCTTTATGGCCATAGCACAATGCAAAATGCCGTTACTTCCACTTCAAATGTACCAAGAGTCTTTAGCAGACTTAAGATtgttcaaagtcttttctgagagtGAAGACAGTCCCATAATTGTAaatgcaaaaagcaaacaaagtacATAACTTCCAACACAGAATAGCACAGAATATGCATTATTATTCTAAAAGAGAGGAATGGGGGCAAAGGGAGGAAATATTGGATCAAACCAAGACTGAAACCCAGCAGAACAGATTGTAAAGCCTGTAGCTCCACATCTCATGTCACAGGGCTTAGATGGCTCTGCCCTTCCTGTTCTGCTGCTTGTGAGATACATCTCTCTCAGACTGGTTCCACTGACGCAGCTCATGTCAAACATTTTGGGGGGTCTCCAGCACAACCCCACTTTCAACAGCTCCACACAATGCCTCTCAGGGCCTCATGTCCTCTCAGATCCCCCCTTCATTCAAAGTTGGCCCTGCCATGTATTTCCTGGCCTTAGTGTCCCTGATTAACCACAGATAAAGATTCTACAACCCCTGTTCCCATGCATCCTTCATGACTCAAAAGGCAAGATTGTTGTGGGTGATGTTGCCAAATTTGGCTGCCCAATAGGGATGAAGCTTTGGCCCTTCCATCACATTTGCAGAGgcctttctttgttgttgttttctaggAGCAGAAAACTCTCAGGTTCCCCCTTCTACAAGTTGGAAGCTTATCTGAGTGGAATTCCTTGCCAATGGGAATTCCTCCCTTTATTCCAGTTTGGAACAGGCCTTTCATCAATTTTCTTGTCTCTTTCAGCATGAGTCTTCACTCCAAGATTAAGTTTCAGGtgccctttttctcttttaactatGTATTTTGTATTTGGTTTTAGATTGATCACTAGTAACCACACAACAGGATCAatattgagcttttttttttttttaaatctccactGGATAAACTATTCCATTCCTTTTCAATTTAGGCAAATTCTTAGAACAAAGGCAGAAACACAGTcgcattctttgccaaaataccaCAAGAATGGTCTTTAGCCCAGTTGCTGATACTGAATCTGAATTCTCTGGATCTGGGCCTCCATAATCCACACAACTCTCAGCACTACTGTCTTCTAAGATCCTAACAAAATGAACGTGTTTAGAGCTATTGATTGCTTTGCTAGTCTGAAGTCCCAAAGTCTTCCACATTCATCCAAAATACCACATGATCATGTCTGCCACAGCAATAGCCCACTCCCgacaccaacttctgtcttagggcgTTTTCTATTAATGTGATAAAACATAGTCCTTCAAAGCAAgctttaaaagaaagtatttagctTTACTTACTGTATCAGGGCTTTAGAGTCCATGAaggagaagcaaaagaaagaacagctgagcgctcacatcttgatctataagcaggaggcacacacacacatacacaggagagagagagagagagagagagagagagagagaatgaatggtGTGAGTCTTTTGACACCTCAAAACCCAGttctagtgacacacctcctccaacaaagccacacctcctaaccctttaaaaataattccacCAATTGGAGACCGagtattcaaatatttatataagcCTATAGAAAACCATTCCCACTCAAACTACCCCAGTACTAGTCTTCTTAGCCACCCcaagtgtgcacacacccactggaAGGCTGTGCACATGGGTGGCTAGACTCACAACTGAATAAGACACCTGAGGTCAGGTATTTGCTCCACCTGGAATAAATTCTGCGACATTGAACAGGTGACTGTCTGTAACTTTGCTTCCTTCTCTGTAAAAGTagataccagaaaaaaaaaaagtgactaaaccATAGGGTTATTGTCAGGACTAAGCTAATCCATGTAAAGCACTCAAAAAATATGACATATAACTGCTGGACTGTACAGTATTCAGTAACTAATAGCTCTTATCATATATAGTTTAGCTTGCTAATTGAATTTGTTAaacttcattgtgtgtgtgtgtaatgacaTACTAAGTTGTACCTTTGCTTTGGCTAATGTTAAAGTGAAGTTACTTTCCCTAGACATATATTAGGTAGTGGGAAAAGGTGTTTCCTGGGTGTTGTATGACAGAGGTTGGAATGTTCTAGAATTAAATGTATCTACTGAAGAGCTGATCTACATGTAGGTGATTGAGTTGACTTTACAacttctgtgacttttttttaacccaaacaCATAACAGTGCTGAGAGAAAAAGTTCTGGAGGTGGGACAAAACAGCCTTGATTCCCTGCTTCAGGCTAGAGAAGGCCCCCTACCacacccatctctccagtgtACAGCACTGAGACAGTGTGTGTCACTTTAATGTActtggccttggtggaggaagtgcgtcactgtaggggtggactttgagctCTACTAggctcaagccatgcccactgTCCTCCCAGTGTcccagttcatttcctgttgcttttgtttcaagatgtagaattctcagcttcctttccagcaccatgtctgtctgcacgctcctgccatgatgataatggactacacctctgaactgtgagccaccccaattatatattttcctttatacgggttgctgtggtcatggtgtctcttcacaatgcATGTTGGATACTTCCAGAAAATGGACCCTATACATATACCCAGGATAGTGGCATCGACTTGGCACCAGACCACACAtgccacccccaacacacacacacacacacacacacacacacacacacacctaccaaTGCTATTTCTGAAAACCATCAAGATGAACAGAACACTGTGGCTAAGTCAGCCAcagatgggggcagggaagagggaGCTTTCACTGATCCTTCTAATaatgaatcaatgaatcaaaCAAAGGGGTAGTTCAGAAGCCAGACTCCCCACTTTTGCTGAAGCAGAACTAAGCTTAACTGCTGGAAAACACAGCTCCAGCTAGGAGAATTAGGGACATGTCTGTCTATTCATTTTCTCTAATCGAGTTCTTGGGAAATACACATGTAGATTAGCTCCTAACAATGACCCCCAGCTGATTGCTTGGAGTACCCTCCACCATGCCCACAATGGTCCTGACTGGCTCTTTATGTCCCACACAAAGGCAGATCCCAGCCCTCAAGCCTCAACAGGACTTGTAAAGACCTTCCTGCCTTTCTCCAGAAACTCTGTAAACAGcataaacagtaaataaaagcTCACCTCACCTGGAGCTACCCGTAGAGCTGGCTAGTTCCAGCAGGAATTAACTTTAGAAAGAGAGTAAAGAAACCAATGGGCAGTTTGGTGGGCAGGTTAAGGAACGCTTTAACTTTACTCTGCTGTTATTACAGAGATAGATTTACTATGGGGGGGGGGTTACAGAAAAATGCATTCTGTCCAAAGGAAAAGAACATATACCAATGAATTATTCTGGCAGCTAGCTGCCCTCTGCCTCAGTACCTCATCCACTTTACCTAACCAGCTAGGAAATCCCTCTAGGGTACCACTAGGATCAGTGTCTCGCTTCAGAGGCTTCCCCAAGGCTCCAGTCTCACAGAACTGGTGACTCAAGGGCCACCCTCTAGGACTCAGATCTCATTTCTTTCTAAGTTAAATGAccccacctccacctcagtcTCAGAGATTCAGGATTCTGGAACCGGTGTTGGCAAGGGACCAAAGATGGGCTGTGAGTCAGGAGGCACtttgatttaattaaaaacttcACACGGCATTAATAACCACAAGCTAGATGCAGCCAGAAACTTCAGGTTGAGGAATCAGCTGCTTGGCATTCTGGTCCTGACCCTCGATTGGATGTCTCATTTTGAGTATCATTTCCTCTTCAGGAAGACCTGCCCCTTTCACTCACATGATGTCTAGGATCCCATCTCAGGAAAAACGTACAGGGTTTGAAAAACACCAAAGtgctatttattttcattaatttagcCGAGGTGTGCATTGTAATTTAACAGGTGCGAGGGTTTGAACAttattaggcaagtgctctaccctgAGTGACATCTTCAGCCCTAAGAGGTTTTTCTTAAAATTCAGACTTTCTGAGCCAAGCCAGAACTTCAGTTTCAACCTACTCACAACTAATTTGTgtgctgtatttcttttctttttaaaaaactttacttttctttttaaaaactttactaGAAAGAGGACTGTTTGGGAAATTAGTAACTCATATGCAAAGCCTCAGAGGAGCTGGGATTTCCCCCTTGCTTATTCGTTTGTCTTGCCTCATAGCCTGGAAATTAAACTCCTCGCAGCCGGCTGTGCCAGTGTGTGGGACATGTGtgacctcattcaggatagtgttgtCCCTGCAGAAGGAACCAGAAAAGTAGGGATAAAGAAGTCTGCCTTGATGGAGACCTAAGAGCCTAGCAAGGTGGAATTGGGAGATGCCAGtccccagctcttgggagtgGGGATCTTCTGCAGAAGGCTTCCACCACCTTCAGACTAACACTTTAGCAAAGTCAGGCACCAGCCGGGGTCTAACCCTCAACTTTGAGGGATGCATGTTCACAGTTGCCCctcagcaatgaggaccctaggaATCAACTTTGTGCTGAGCCTTTGAGTCATTCTGGGTCACACAAGCCTCAAGGGGGCCCCAAGGGGAAGGAACTCAAGCGGATTAGGGCGCTAACCCTCAGAGAAGCGCTAGGACCTTCTCCTCCCCAGCGAAGGTCCCCATCCACCAGCTTTGCGTCAACTGCTTAACCTGCGGAAGCAGGAGAAGGCCAGGGTTGCACATCATTGGAACTCAGTTAAGGACCCTGCTCTTTCAGGATAGCTTATGAGAGGAACGTTGGTGTGTCTTCTGAGGGTCCTGGGACTTCTCATTGTTGAAGTCATTGCTTCTGTGGCACAGAGTGTCCCAACACCGTTTGCGGTTCGCGCTGGAATGAAGGAGATGCTCCGAGAGTACAGAAAGAAGTTAAAACAGACACAGACCAAAGAAGCCTGCAGTCTGTGTTTTCAAAGCCCAAGAGTATAGACGTAAAAACGAGAGGAAGAAGGGGCAAGATTCAAATCGGGAGATCTGTGAACTAACTTCCACGGCCCAGGTATGGCCGGAAAACCTTCAGTAGAGCCTAGAGCTCCCAAGGACCACACAGATGAGGTCCAGAGTGGAAAGCTCTGGGAGGAAGTAGGCAGAAGGGACAGATGAACCCAGAAAGGGGAGAGGTGAACCCCGGGAAGTCTGTCCCAGTGAGGCTATTACTGGAGTAGAGAGATACCCCTCCTGTCAAACTTCGTAGTCCTGGTACCTGGAAAATGTTTGTGGAATTGAACTAGATCAAAATATCAGATGGAGGGACATTCTGGGTGCAGGCCTGGGTGGCACGCCTAGGACCCTAGGCTCACCAGGGGAAAGACCCGCCCTCTgtagagggaggggctgagggaaAGGGCTGGGtctgaaaaggaggaggagtccCTGACCAGCAACGCAGGTCTTTAGCTCTAGAGTTCCAGTTGCCCCAGGCCAGGCCAAACTTCCAGCTGCTGCAGCACTCCGTTTGACTGCTGACCCAGCGCTTGCCCATCTCCAGAGCCCAAGCCGGGTGCCGCCGAGCTTGGCTTTGGTCCAGTTTTGCACGTTCTAGAAGTGCGCACTTGGAAAACACAGGCATCGAGCTTCAGTCTGCAAAGTGCACGCCGCCTCCCCATGCACCTGCCCGGCTGCTCGCCAGCCATGGCCGACGGGAGCTTCTCGCTAGCTGGCCACCTGCTCCGCAGCCCGGGCGGGAGCACCTCGCGCTTGCACAGCatcgaggccatcctgggcttTACCAAGGACGACGGGATCCTAGACCCCTTTCCTGCAGAGAGGGATTCCAGGGGCGCAAAGGAACGAGATCCCAGGCTGGGTGTTCGGCCCGCTTGCCCCAAGGCGCCAGCGGGAGGTACTGAGTCTTCCCCACCGCCAGCCCCCGGGCTGGTCCCAGAGTACGAAGGTGAGTGCACGGCCCCCGCTGTGAATCCCCTGAAGCGCTCTGCAAGATGAGAGTTTCTCTTTGATCTTAGGTCAGCGGGTCTGCCCGATCTGAGATTAGAGAAGTCTTAGGGACCCCACATAGTTTCCGTCGAGAACAGCTACGGCACCACTGGGAGCCCTAGGGCCGCGGGGAGGCCACTGCGCCTCCTGGACGAGTGTCACTGACCCCCTGGGGCCTTGTTGCCCTAGCTTCTCGCCCCTGCTACCCTAAGGAGCAGGGAGAGACACGGCCGAGCCCAGGACTGCCCGTTGGGCCAGCAGCAGGGGACTCGAAGCTACAAGAGGAGGAACCTCCCAAGAAGAAGCACCGACGTAACCGCACAACGTTCACCACGTACCAACTGCACGAACTGGAGCGCGCCTTTGAGAAATCCCACTATCCGGACGTGTACAGTCGCGAAGAGCTGGCCAGCAAGGTTAACCTACCCGAGGTTCGGGTCCAGGTAAGCTCTAGGACTGATGGACACGAACCTGGGAGGGCCAAGGCTAAACTGCAATTACTGTGTTCCTTCCGTGGTTAGGCAGACCCCGAGCCCAAGGAGTATCTAAGATTGTCGACATTTCCCCCATGCACCACCCTTTGAGCTGTCTGGTTCAGTAAGATGTcccttttgggggagggggctccCGGCTTTAAACTAAAAGGACTTGGCAGTCGCTTGGGAGATGAAGAGGTTGACAGCTCATTAGAAGCAGTCGAAAAGGAGTTGCGGGTGTGCGGAAGGCAAAGGGAATGGAAGCATGAAAGCACCAGCCAGGGGGTCACTAGATTGAGGACCTCCTCACCAACTGCGCACGTTTGTTCAAAACGAAAACTCCCTTCCCTTTTCAGCCGCCAGTTAAAAGTTTAGGCGGATTtaaaaaactgacttttccttcattttacactgccttttcctttttttatcgTACGAGAGTTTTCGCTTTAATTAAAGATGAACTTTTTTGTAATCCCCATCATTAAAATATTTGGACGCTTTAAATATTTGCTAGTCATCTGTGAAAAATCTGGGAGGGCTTCCAAATTGAGAGAGTTTACAAGGGACCTGAAAGGGAGACAGTGAGAACAGATTCAATGTGTCTGAGAGTGGAACCAAGATGGGCTTTTTGTCCGTAGGATTTCCCAGCAACGGGGATTCTATGGACTTCTGTGGTTAGGCAGCCCGGGGCCCAGGAGTGTCTAAGGCAAAGAGCTCCCTAACTGTGATTTAGGATTAACtaccaaagacagttcagtttcTCCTAGTTCTGCACTGCAAGTCTATAGTTTTCATTAAAAGTTGAACATTTCAGCACTTGCTGTCCAGGGAAGGGAaataaggagagagggagagagggagagagggagagagagagagagagagagaggagagagagagagagagagagagagagagagagagagagagagagagagagagagagaggaaacactTCATCCCAGTGTCCCACAGACTGCAGCTCTTGTCTGGGGCCCCCTCTGCTCCAAGTTTGCCTATAACCCTCTTGTTCAGCGGTTTTACCTTCTCCACCAACGTATGGGATTCTGGAGAGCAGGGTCTGTAGCTTTCCTGGGACCAGCATGTAACTTCTCCCCATATAAGTAGATCATCAGAGGGTGTGACAGGACTAAGGAGGGTCTCCTCCAGGATGAAGGGCAGCAGGAGAGCAGTAGGTAGCCAGCTATCCCAAGCTTCAGGCTCACAACCTTAGATCCACTACTGCAACTAATTTTGTAGGGATGGTGCAGAGAAGTTCAAAAGTCACGGaaccaccttcccctcccccagaatctctctctctctttcttctatatTTCCTGGTGGCTGGTGCCTTATGTGGAGAAACTTAcatttgttctctttttctccctaatTCCATAGTCACACATGCTTGTTCCTCCTCCACTCCCGGCTGGGTTTTCATCTTCTCTGCTCTTCTGTTTATACCACTTTCCCCATTGGTCCAGGGCACTACGCTCTCTTCATAAACTCAGCCCTAAGCACACCTTGTCCAAAGTTCTTTCCTAGCCTTCTCTAAAAGAAACCGATTCTGTTTTGTCGgtgagtggaatgtggtggtaaAACACTCCCGTGGCATCCTTCCTCACGCGGGTATCAAATCAGTAGTGGAGGATCCAGTGCAAGGAACCATAGCGTCCTTGGCAGGGACTTTTccgtatgttaaaaaaaaaaaaagaaagaaagcagcatcCCTTTTACGCAACAATGAGCCCACATATGAAGAGAAATGGCAAAATGCCATAATATGAACGTAGATATAATACACTTGAACAATTGTAATCATGGGGGAGTAATTTATAGAAGCCTCAGAAATACTAAACAGGCACCAATTAAATAAAGCCGAGAGTGCAGGGATTGAAATACAAAGAAACCTAGGGGAAACAGTTGCATTTTTAACATGGGAATTGCCGGTGCCTGTGTTTGTAACAGAAAGGGGGCAGATAAAACagagaggctgaagcagcaaTCAAGAGCTACCACATACAGAGCATACG
This window harbors:
- the Rax gene encoding retinal homeobox protein Rx; this encodes MHLPGCSPAMADGSFSLAGHLLRSPGGSTSRLHSIEAILGFTKDDGILDPFPAERDSRGAKERDPRLGVRPACPKAPAGGTESSPPPAPGLVPEYEASRPCYPKEQGETRPSPGLPVGPAAGDSKLQEEEPPKKKHRRNRTTFTTYQLHELERAFEKSHYPDVYSREELASKVNLPEVRVQVWFQNRRAKWRRQEKLEVSSMKLQDSPLLSFSRSPPSSALAPLGTGPGSGSGPPGSALPLEPWLGPPLQGGGATALQSLPGFGPPAQGLPASYTPPPPFLNSAPLGPGLQQFGPPPAYTCAPGFGDKFSLEEAYPRNSSIAALRLKAKEHIQAIGKPWQAL